The DNA window TATTTCTGGTGGCCTATGTTGTTTTTAATTATAAAATCAATTTAGTAAAATTTGTACTTATGATCGTCGTTTTGATCAGTTTAAGTGATCAATTGACGAGTAGTTTGATAAAGAAAACTGTAAGAAGGGAACGTCCTTGTAAAGAAGCCTATTTCAGTGACCAGTTTAATACCCCTGTTGGGTGCAGTGGAGGCTTTAGTTTTCCCTCAAGTCATGCCTCAAATCATATGGCTTTGGGGGCTTTTCTCTATTTGTTTTTTGAAGGTAAAAACAAATTTAAAAGGCGGATGCTGTTGATTTGGCCGTTAATTGTTGGTTTTGCCCAGGTTTATGTTGCAGTTCATTTTCCATTTGATGTTTTGGCAGGTTTTTTAATAGGTGCAATATTAGGGATGCTTTGCTATTTATTATATTTTTGGATTGAGCCGTCTATAAAATCAGAGTATCATAAACTTACATTGAATCATTAAATGTGATTGCATAATGACGGGAGGTCTGCAAATAATTGAATCCATTTAAATTTTTCACACTACCTTTGTATCCCGTAGCAGACAATTAAATCATGACTAAATATATTTTTGTTACGGGAGGAGTTACCTCTTCTTTAGGAAAGGGGATCATTGCCGCCTCATTGGCCAAACTTCTTCAGGGTCATGGTTTCAAAACTACCATCCAAAAGTTTGACCCTTATATCAACGTTGATCCGGGCACTCTTAATCCTTATGAACATGGAGAATGTTATGTTACGGATGATGGAGCTGAAACAGATTTGGATTTGGGACACTATGAGCGATTTTTAAATATCTCAACTTCACAGGCCAATAACGTTACTACAGGTAGAATTTATCAAACCGTAATAAATAAAGAAAGAGCAGGTGATTTTTTAGGAAAAACTGTTCAGGTAATTCCACACATTACGGATGAGATTAAAAGGAGGATTACCTTACTTGGAGAGACTAATTATGATATCATAATCACAGAACTTGGA is part of the Candidatus Vicinibacter affinis genome and encodes:
- a CDS encoding phosphatase PAP2 family protein — its product is MINYLIWLDHKIFEWIQLNLRASELDVLISLCRDKHFWLPLYVFLVAYVVFNYKINLVKFVLMIVVLISLSDQLTSSLIKKTVRRERPCKEAYFSDQFNTPVGCSGGFSFPSSHASNHMALGAFLYLFFEGKNKFKRRMLLIWPLIVGFAQVYVAVHFPFDVLAGFLIGAILGMLCYLLYFWIEPSIKSEYHKLTLNH